From the Penicillium oxalicum strain HP7-1 chromosome V, whole genome shotgun sequence genome, one window contains:
- a CDS encoding DNA repair protein SWI5 — protein MAEPAADKRLPLLQLDQKALRRSISDLQAQQAELEAEIAQLRPSLKNDPSETVKRHIRLLHEYNEIKDIAQGLMGLIADARGVRHVDVQKEFGVHEED, from the exons ATGGCCGAGCCAGCAGCCGACAAGCGTCTG CCGCTTCTTCAACTCGATCAGAAAGCCCTTCGCAGATCAATCTCTGATCTACAGGCGCAGCAAGCAGAGTTAGAAGCTGAGATAGCCCAGCTCAGACCGAGTCTGAA AAATGATCCTTCCGAGACCGTTAAAAGGCACATCCGTCTGTTACATGAATACAACGAGATCAAGGACATTGCACAAGGTCTGATGGGTCTTATTGCCGACGCACGTGGTGTTCGACATGTTGATGTGCAGAAAGAGTTTGGAGTGCACGAGGAAGATTGA